AGTCTTTCCGCAAGACCGGAATCGTCACGGCCTGCCGTACCGCCTTCAAATAGTCGAGATGCCCCAAAAAGAACGTCTCGTCCGTCAGTACACTTAAGCATGACGCACCATGCTGTTCATAAATTCTTGCAATTTGAACAGGATCAAAATCCTGCCGGATCACGCCCGCAGACGGCGACCCCTTTTTGACTTCGGCGATCAATCCGATATCCGGATTGGACCTGAGCGACTGGACGAAATCTCGTACCGGACTGGCCGCAGCGGCTTGATCCCGCAACTGTTCGATTGGGCGAAGTCGTTTCGCTTCAGCGACTTCAGTCCGCTTGTGATCGATGATCTTCGTCAACACATTGGTATCGGTACGAGGCGTCATGAAATGGGGCGAGCCAATCGGATCAGTAAGGAAAGAAGGTCGCAAACTCTCATTGGACAACCAACCTGGCTTTCCAGGTTCGAAGCTCGACTAGTTTATCGCTGTCTCACCCCTCGCGAAACCCGCCATTTTCAGTTTGCCAGGCTCAAATTCAGGTGAAGGCTGGCTCAAACTCATCGTGTCTCGGCGACTCCTACACCACCAATGCGTTCCCCGAGTCACGGAGGCATTCAACGGGATTCAAGTACCACCATGGATCTCGGAATCATTCGTGTGGTGGCGTCTTGTCTGTTGAAGAGGGTGACGTCTTGTCCGCTGAAGAGTTCGATGACGTGGCTTTCATGGCCGCCGCGGCGAGTGAATCGACTTGCCGTTTGGCGTATTCCAACCAGCGCTTGGCCCACACGAATTCGGTGGCGAGAATGCCAAGGCCTGCAGGAATGACAATGAACGCCGGTCCCGGTAATAGGATCATCGCGATCCCAATCAGCAGCACCGTTGTGCCGACAATAAATACGACGACGCGTCGTGCGTGCCCGAAGAGCCAATAGGCAATTTTGCCGGGCGAATTCGGCCCCTGATCATCCGAAGGTTGCGGGCTGGGATTCGTCATTTTCCGATTGTTCGTCCTGCCAGCCGCGTCATTCGCCTGTCCACTGAGCCGGACGTTTTTGCAGGAACGCCGAGATCCCTTCCTGGGCATCATGCTTCATCGCGTTGTCCGTCATGACTTGCGTCGCACGAACATAGGCGGACGGTTCGTCCAGATGCAACTGATCATAGAA
This Schlesneria paludicola DSM 18645 DNA region includes the following protein-coding sequences:
- a CDS encoding PGPGW domain-containing protein; the encoded protein is MTNPSPQPSDDQGPNSPGKIAYWLFGHARRVVVFIVGTTVLLIGIAMILLPGPAFIVIPAGLGILATEFVWAKRWLEYAKRQVDSLAAAAMKATSSNSSADKTSPSSTDKTPPHE